A portion of the Bacillus sp. es.034 genome contains these proteins:
- the yqfC gene encoding sporulation protein YqfC — protein MAKSFLQQMRKWMTQKMDLPEDVMMDLPRVTMIGQIHIYIENHRGLLTFTDREVRLLLKQGQLLIKGEQFVIKMILPEEILLQGKIVEVIYLEQ, from the coding sequence ATGGCGAAAAGCTTTTTACAACAGATGCGTAAATGGATGACACAGAAAATGGATTTACCCGAAGATGTCATGATGGACCTTCCTCGCGTCACAATGATTGGACAAATTCATATCTATATAGAAAACCACCGGGGTCTGTTGACCTTCACAGATCGGGAGGTGCGGCTTCTGCTTAAACAGGGTCAACTGTTAATAAAAGGGGAGCAATTTGTCATCAAGATGATCCTTCCGGAAGAAATTCTCCTTCAGGGGAAAATCGTAGAAGTGATCTATTTAGAACAATAG
- the yqfD gene encoding sporulation protein YqfD, with translation MKNQWFTFLRGKVFVKIEGRLVERVINQLLRAGITIWNVKRAGTETITFYLSLEDVHNFRRAVRASECKVTFLRGQGVPFLFKRLLKNSGFMIGGLAFFVIVFLLSNMVWGIEIKGASPQTEHSIRKELEEMGVSKGKMQFSIPDVENIQRELSYRMNNITWVGVELQGTTFHFQVVEKNAPEPPESTGLQHIVAKKKAIITGMFVEEGDPQVNVNDYVNKGQLLVSGLIGNEKEPKGVSAKAKILGETWYKTSVELPLKSRFIVFSGNEKRKHYVGFGSVNIPIWGFGKTEFKDVVVEETKKPLRFLKWELPVYYIDRSMKEKEDVERTYTKSEAIMAAKKLAKSNLESSLPEDAEIRGGKILQEKVENGKVRVTIHFKVIENIAEGQPLIQGD, from the coding sequence TTGAAGAATCAATGGTTCACCTTTCTGAGGGGAAAGGTATTTGTCAAAATAGAAGGCAGATTAGTCGAGCGGGTCATCAATCAATTGCTCAGGGCCGGCATCACCATATGGAATGTGAAGAGAGCGGGAACGGAAACCATCACCTTTTACTTATCCTTAGAAGATGTACATAACTTCCGAAGAGCGGTACGGGCATCCGAGTGTAAAGTGACATTTCTAAGAGGGCAGGGGGTTCCCTTCCTATTCAAGAGATTACTGAAAAATTCGGGCTTCATGATTGGTGGACTGGCATTCTTCGTCATCGTATTCCTTCTTTCCAATATGGTGTGGGGCATCGAGATCAAAGGTGCGTCACCTCAAACCGAGCACAGTATACGAAAGGAACTGGAGGAGATGGGTGTTTCCAAGGGGAAGATGCAGTTCTCCATCCCCGATGTTGAGAACATTCAGCGTGAGTTATCCTACAGGATGAATAATATCACGTGGGTAGGGGTGGAGTTACAAGGGACAACCTTTCACTTTCAAGTGGTGGAAAAAAATGCACCGGAACCCCCTGAATCCACTGGCCTGCAGCATATTGTCGCCAAAAAGAAAGCCATCATCACCGGCATGTTTGTAGAAGAAGGCGACCCCCAGGTGAACGTTAATGACTACGTCAATAAAGGACAGCTCCTTGTATCGGGTCTGATCGGGAATGAAAAAGAGCCGAAAGGAGTCTCGGCGAAAGCGAAGATACTGGGAGAAACTTGGTACAAAACATCGGTTGAACTTCCGCTGAAATCCCGGTTCATCGTATTCAGTGGAAATGAGAAGAGAAAACATTATGTCGGTTTCGGTTCAGTGAATATCCCGATATGGGGGTTCGGGAAAACGGAATTTAAGGACGTCGTTGTGGAAGAAACGAAAAAGCCACTGCGTTTTTTGAAATGGGAGCTTCCGGTATATTATATTGACCGCAGCATGAAAGAGAAAGAGGACGTGGAAAGGACCTATACAAAATCCGAAGCCATCATGGCTGCGAAAAAGCTTGCCAAAAGCAACCTGGAGTCCTCCCTCCCGGAAGATGCAGAAATCAGAGGGGGAAAAATTTTGCAAGAAAAGGTCGAGAATGGTAAAGTTAGGGTAACCATCCACTTCAAAGTAATAGAAAATATTGCAGAAGGACAACCACTTATTCAAGGAGACTAA
- a CDS encoding PhoH family protein codes for MSDEILMKLQLENPNEAIALFGVSDSHLKLIEQELHVSIVTRGEELLVSGKEEDVSLAVDISDRLVAVIRKGINIGQRDVHYAIEMGRQGTLEYFTELYNEEITKNAKGKSIRVKTLGQRQYIQAIKKHDMVFGIGPAGTGKTYLAVVMAVHALKNGQVKKIILTRPAVEAGESLGFLPGDLKEKVDPYLRPLYDALHDVLGAEHTARLIERGTIEIAPLAYMRGRTLDDAFVILDEAQNTTKAQMKMFLTRLGFDSKMIITGDRSQVDLPRGSESGLISSERILKDVRGVSFIYLDQADVVRHPLVAKIIDAYETIEK; via the coding sequence ATGTCAGATGAAATCTTAATGAAATTACAACTTGAAAACCCTAATGAAGCCATCGCTTTGTTCGGAGTTTCAGATTCTCACCTAAAATTAATAGAACAGGAATTACACGTTTCGATCGTAACAAGAGGCGAAGAGTTGCTGGTTTCAGGTAAGGAAGAAGATGTAAGTCTCGCCGTTGATATTTCTGATCGACTGGTGGCCGTGATCCGTAAAGGAATCAACATCGGCCAGCGTGATGTCCATTATGCCATAGAAATGGGCAGACAGGGGACGCTTGAATATTTTACAGAGTTGTACAATGAAGAGATAACAAAGAACGCCAAAGGTAAATCGATCCGGGTGAAAACACTCGGGCAGCGTCAATACATCCAAGCCATCAAGAAGCATGATATGGTGTTCGGGATCGGGCCAGCCGGTACCGGGAAGACCTATTTAGCCGTCGTCATGGCTGTGCATGCCTTAAAGAACGGGCAGGTCAAGAAGATCATCCTGACGAGACCGGCTGTGGAAGCAGGCGAAAGCCTTGGGTTCCTTCCGGGTGACTTGAAGGAGAAGGTGGATCCTTATCTCCGCCCCCTATATGATGCCCTGCATGATGTACTGGGAGCAGAGCATACCGCCCGCCTGATCGAGAGGGGTACCATCGAGATCGCTCCCCTGGCATATATGAGGGGCCGTACCCTTGATGATGCGTTCGTGATTCTTGATGAGGCCCAGAATACTACGAAGGCCCAAATGAAAATGTTCCTGACAAGGCTCGGCTTTGATTCCAAGATGATCATCACGGGAGACCGTTCCCAGGTGGATCTGCCCAGGGGCAGCGAGTCAGGATTGATTTCTTCTGAACGGATTTTAAAAGATGTTAGAGGAGTGTCGTTCATTTATCTCGATCAAGCCGATGTAGTCCGTCATCCGTTGGTCGCGAAAATTATCGATGCCTATGAAACAATCGAAAAATAG
- a CDS encoding HD family phosphohydrolase translates to MQTHPFLLKIRSFLSYRLFTNLLFVLLGIIVFGVLYGNVKPKTLDIHLYEDAPTTIRAPKKFVDEEATAKKKEEAKAEVASVYTPKEGAIDNSTSLIHSLLESVNEVKNESKQQAGDEENLKPPTSTDTTEQLKLLKAKLPKDKNNNVTNSLSDDVLKILLEASEDDLSRVETIVTTQMRIIMENGVKEEELNEAKLNLEQRITNYSFKGDLSTAAVKLGKVSLEPTLYYDAEKTDELKKLAEANVEKVEIIEGGVIVEDGELITPKTYSILKTLGMVEDTFSFKPYVGLALFVLVVISSLYYFFYTLEVTEERKQNYLILTSIVFVISLLIMKIVGLIEQLEINDIAFILPAAFTGMILRILLNERIAMMMVFILSACSSIVFHQQFSGSIDIEIAIYTLFSGVSGILFLVSRNQRSNILRAGIYVALVNIMILGFLILLSGTSYSNSEYVYYIVFALVSGIMSSILTIGFLPFFEAGFGILSSMRLVELSSPTQPLLKKLLTDAPGTYHHSVMVANLAEAACEAIGANGLLARVGCYYHDVGKSKRPHFFIENQLNMGNPHDRVSPETSRDVIISHASDGAQMLRKHKLPKEIIDIAEQHHGTTLLKFFYYKAKEQGKDVKEEEYRYPGPKPQTREAAVISIADSVEAAVRSKKSPTQAEIQKLVHSIVQDRLQDGQFNECDISLKQLETVKRSLCETLNGIFHPRIEYPELQAKGEEA, encoded by the coding sequence ATGCAAACTCACCCATTTCTACTTAAAATAAGGAGCTTTCTCAGCTACCGATTATTTACCAATCTCTTGTTTGTGCTGCTTGGCATCATTGTTTTCGGTGTCCTGTATGGAAATGTGAAACCGAAAACGCTGGATATTCATTTATATGAAGATGCCCCCACCACGATAAGGGCACCGAAGAAATTCGTCGATGAGGAGGCAACTGCCAAGAAGAAGGAAGAAGCAAAGGCAGAAGTCGCAAGTGTATATACCCCGAAAGAAGGGGCGATCGATAACTCTACTTCGTTGATACACTCTCTGTTGGAAAGTGTAAATGAAGTGAAAAATGAATCGAAACAGCAGGCGGGGGATGAGGAAAATCTGAAGCCGCCAACAAGTACGGATACAACTGAACAGCTGAAGCTTCTGAAAGCCAAATTGCCGAAGGATAAAAATAATAATGTCACCAATAGTTTGAGTGATGACGTGTTAAAAATCCTCCTGGAGGCGTCAGAAGATGATCTTTCCCGTGTAGAGACCATCGTTACCACACAAATGAGAATCATCATGGAAAACGGCGTGAAAGAGGAAGAATTAAATGAAGCGAAATTGAATCTGGAACAACGGATCACCAATTATTCATTTAAAGGTGATTTGTCCACCGCTGCCGTCAAGCTGGGGAAAGTTTCCTTAGAGCCGACGCTTTACTACGATGCTGAAAAAACGGATGAGTTAAAGAAGCTGGCCGAGGCAAACGTGGAAAAGGTTGAAATCATCGAAGGCGGCGTCATCGTAGAAGACGGGGAGCTGATCACACCTAAAACATACAGCATCCTGAAGACCCTGGGGATGGTGGAGGATACATTCTCCTTCAAACCGTATGTCGGACTGGCACTCTTTGTCCTAGTGGTGATAAGTTCACTCTATTATTTCTTCTATACACTTGAAGTCACCGAGGAAAGAAAGCAAAATTACCTGATCCTCACAAGCATCGTATTTGTCATATCACTCTTGATCATGAAGATCGTAGGACTGATCGAGCAGCTGGAAATCAACGACATTGCCTTCATATTGCCGGCTGCGTTCACAGGTATGATATTGAGGATCTTGCTGAATGAAAGGATCGCCATGATGATGGTATTCATCCTATCTGCCTGCTCGAGTATCGTATTCCACCAGCAATTCTCCGGATCCATCGATATCGAAATTGCGATTTATACATTATTCAGCGGTGTGTCAGGTATTCTTTTCCTTGTGAGCCGAAATCAGCGTTCGAATATTTTAAGGGCCGGGATCTACGTAGCGCTTGTCAATATTATGATCCTTGGATTTTTAATCCTATTAAGCGGTACTTCCTATTCGAATAGTGAATATGTGTATTATATTGTATTTGCCCTGGTATCGGGGATCATGTCTTCCATCCTCACGATCGGTTTCCTCCCGTTTTTTGAAGCGGGATTCGGGATTCTTTCCTCCATGAGACTGGTCGAGCTTTCTAGCCCTACACAGCCGTTATTGAAGAAGCTCTTGACCGATGCGCCGGGCACCTATCATCACAGTGTCATGGTGGCGAACCTTGCAGAAGCTGCGTGTGAAGCCATCGGGGCCAACGGGTTACTCGCCAGGGTCGGATGCTACTATCATGATGTAGGAAAGTCCAAACGTCCGCACTTCTTCATTGAAAATCAGCTGAATATGGGGAATCCCCATGACAGGGTATCGCCTGAAACCAGCCGGGATGTTATTATTAGTCATGCTTCAGATGGAGCCCAGATGCTCCGGAAACATAAATTGCCAAAGGAAATCATCGACATTGCCGAGCAGCATCACGGAACGACACTGTTGAAATTTTTCTATTATAAGGCAAAAGAACAAGGGAAAGATGTTAAGGAAGAAGAATACCGTTATCCAGGTCCTAAACCCCAAACGAGGGAAGCGGCCGTCATCAGCATTGCGGATAGTGTAGAAGCGGCTGTCAGGTCGAAGAAATCACCCACCCAGGCAGAAATTCAAAAGCTTGTCCATTCGATCGTACAAGACCGCCTACAGGACGGACAGTTTAACGAATGTGATATTTCATTAAAGCAATTAGAGACGGTGAAAAGGTCGCTATGTGAAACGTTGAATGGAATCTTCCATCCGAGGATCGAGTACCCTGAACTTCAAGCAAAAGGAGAAGAGGCATGA
- the ybeY gene encoding rRNA maturation RNase YbeY, translated as MTLLIDFIDETETVSDEQTQLVQNILNFAAEQEGIEAESEVSVTFVTNERIQEINREYRSKDQPTDVISFALEELGEDEVEIIGAGIPRVLGDIIISIDRTKEQAEEYNHSVSRELGFLALHGFLHLLGYDHMEEEEEKKMFKRQKDILDEYGLKRD; from the coding sequence ATGACTTTATTAATCGACTTTATTGACGAAACAGAAACAGTATCCGATGAACAGACACAGCTGGTTCAAAATATCCTGAACTTTGCTGCTGAACAAGAGGGGATCGAGGCTGAAAGCGAAGTGTCCGTGACCTTTGTGACCAACGAACGCATCCAGGAAATCAACCGGGAATACCGGTCTAAGGATCAGCCCACGGATGTCATTTCATTTGCCCTCGAAGAACTCGGGGAAGATGAGGTAGAAATTATAGGCGCGGGGATTCCACGCGTTCTTGGGGATATCATCATTTCCATAGACAGAACAAAAGAACAGGCGGAAGAATACAACCATTCCGTCTCCCGTGAACTTGGTTTTCTTGCCCTTCACGGCTTCCTTCATTTATTAGGATATGATCATATGGAAGAAGAAGAGGAAAAGAAGATGTTCAAAAGACAAAAGGACATTTTAGATGAATATGGACTCAAAAGAGACTAA
- a CDS encoding diacylglycerol kinase family protein, with translation MNMDSKETKFGLFRFLKSFGYAAEGMKSVWATEQNFRIHSFAGGVVFLLAYLLSVCAMEWVILIILVFSVLALETMNTAIEKAVDLTTEEYHPLAKAAKDLASAAVLLFAICTAIVGTIIFLPKLWELIL, from the coding sequence ATGAATATGGACTCAAAAGAGACTAAATTCGGCTTATTCCGATTCCTAAAATCCTTTGGATATGCTGCGGAAGGCATGAAGTCTGTCTGGGCAACGGAACAGAATTTCAGAATTCATTCATTCGCAGGTGGTGTCGTGTTCCTTCTTGCCTACCTGCTCTCTGTATGCGCAATGGAATGGGTCATACTGATTATCCTTGTCTTTTCCGTGCTTGCTCTTGAAACGATGAATACAGCCATTGAAAAGGCAGTCGACCTTACTACGGAAGAGTATCATCCCCTTGCCAAGGCTGCGAAGGATCTGGCTTCGGCTGCGGTGCTTCTCTTCGCGATCTGTACTGCGATCGTAGGGACCATCATCTTTCTTCCGAAGCTTTGGGAACTGATTCTCTAA
- the era gene encoding GTPase Era has translation MSNTEYKSGFISIIGRPNVGKSTFLNRVIGQKIAIMSDKPQTTRNKVQGVYTTDDAQMIFIDTPGIHKPKHKLGDFMMKIAQNTLKEVDVILFMVNVEEGLGKGDHFIIEKLKGVKTPVYLILNKIDQIHPDALLPMIKQYNDLFPFAATVPISALEGNNVDQLLQVLKDQLPEGPQFYPADQITDHPERFIVSELIREKVLHLTREEIPHSIAVVIDKMERKDEKNLIDVIATIIVERDSQKGIVIGKQGSMLKEVGKRSRVDIENLLGSKVYLELWVKVQKDWRNRSANLRDFGFSDDEY, from the coding sequence ATCAGTAACACAGAATACAAATCAGGCTTTATCTCCATCATTGGAAGACCAAACGTTGGGAAATCCACTTTCCTGAACCGGGTCATCGGTCAAAAGATCGCCATTATGAGTGATAAGCCCCAGACCACACGCAACAAAGTTCAAGGAGTTTACACGACCGATGATGCCCAGATGATATTCATCGACACTCCTGGAATTCACAAACCGAAACATAAACTGGGAGACTTCATGATGAAGATTGCTCAGAACACTTTAAAAGAAGTGGACGTCATATTGTTCATGGTGAACGTCGAAGAAGGATTGGGAAAAGGAGATCACTTTATCATAGAGAAGCTGAAAGGTGTAAAAACTCCGGTCTACCTTATTCTTAATAAGATCGACCAGATCCACCCAGACGCCTTACTGCCTATGATTAAACAATACAATGACCTGTTCCCGTTTGCGGCGACTGTGCCTATCTCAGCACTCGAAGGAAACAACGTTGACCAGCTGCTGCAGGTACTGAAGGATCAATTACCGGAAGGGCCTCAATTTTATCCTGCCGATCAGATTACCGATCATCCTGAACGTTTTATCGTTTCAGAACTGATCCGGGAAAAGGTCCTGCACCTGACACGGGAAGAGATTCCCCACAGTATTGCGGTCGTGATCGACAAGATGGAGCGAAAAGATGAGAAGAACCTCATTGACGTCATCGCCACCATCATTGTAGAGAGAGATTCCCAGAAGGGGATTGTCATCGGCAAGCAGGGCTCCATGCTCAAAGAAGTAGGGAAGCGATCGCGGGTGGATATTGAGAACCTGTTGGGATCAAAGGTTTATCTCGAACTATGGGTGAAGGTACAGAAGGATTGGCGTAACCGATCTGCAAACCTCCGTGACTTTGGCTTCAGTGA